A part of Bradysia coprophila strain Holo2 unplaced genomic scaffold, BU_Bcop_v1 contig_588, whole genome shotgun sequence genomic DNA contains:
- the LOC119083329 gene encoding uncharacterized protein LOC119083329, whose product MRSITVVVSWLLFGLTSKTICQLYTDDVSDGRCTLNPVVKNFTSCLNLAIPQVFTVNYASNSLYRNYAESFLGRPANDQAELDAQCFTFAIEGLILIQEGYDKANIRSVIPTELDPTAPLLTDPLGLGKFKIETTFAQSPGSTVKNQYVTIDQAVWCDTKHVLLVRCVNETRQDWKLASIGNPEPWVKPIVLDVIESLGMSRENAIDYTGENGGPSCPVAPDLVTYKLRAAKRIGIPLPFDFGKHFQWLK is encoded by the exons ATGAGGAGTATTACCGTTGTTGTGTCTTGGCTTTTATTTGGCCTtacatcaaaaacaatttgccAATTGTACACCGACGACGTTTCCGATGGTAGATGTACGCTCAATCCTGTAGTTAAGAACTTCACATCGTGCCTTAAT CTGGCCATACCCCAAGTGTTTACCGTTAATTACGCCAGTAATTCGCTGTATAGAAACTATGCTGAATCGTTCCTTGGGCGACCCGCAAACGATCAAGCTGAATTGGACGCTCAGTGTTTTACATTCGCTATCGAAGGACTAATTCTAATTCAAGAAGGTTACGACAAGGCGAACATTCGCTCGGTAATTCCAACTGAATTAG ATCCAACAGCTCCCTTGCTCACCGATCCACTTGGActtggaaaattcaaaattgaaacaacatTTGCACAATCACCAGGATCGACCGTCAAAAATCAAT ATGTGACAATCGATCAAGCAGTTTGGTGTGACACAAAGCATGTTCTCTTAGTTAGATGCGTCAATGAAACCCGACAGGATTGGAAGTTGGCTAGTATTGGCAATCCAGAACCATGGGTAAAACCGATAGTTCTCGATGTTATTGAAAGCCTTGGGATGTCGAGGGAGAACGCTATTGATTATACAGGTGAAAATGGCGGGCCTAGTTGCCCAGTTGCTCCTGATCTTGTTACTTATAAATTACGAGCTGCAAAGAGAATTGGTATACCTCTTCCTTTCGATTTCGGAAAGCATTTTCAGTGGCTGAAATAA